The Streptomyces phaeolivaceus genome has a window encoding:
- a CDS encoding XRE family transcriptional regulator, with protein MSDGRPAWARRIAAERAAREWSQRDAVRALRGHSKDELPADDSLIRQWKRWEAGQIPNEFYRPLIAAVFGTVTHALFPAPARRDGDKEILAASGMETLEIVSRLNRSDVDTATLDALRFTTDRLCSEYPFMPSEQLLIEGRQWLRRVVELHSKSLTLTQHREVLALSGWLALLVGCVEYDIGDRHAAESTRRAALSLATEADHAEVAGWAHEMRAWFALTTGDYRGVIAAAQAGTAVATHHGVAVQLAAQEAKAWARLGDRRQVEVALDRGRNLLEGMPHPENLDNHFVVDPSKFDFYAMDCYRLAGEDKLARTLAEEVLRAGTDFDGTERSPMRNAEARVTLGVTAAREGDLEGALIMGERALVGDRQSVPSLIMTSRELAAEMRLRYASEPAAQEYLAQLRTLGQTAPGFLPQ; from the coding sequence ATGAGCGACGGCAGGCCCGCATGGGCGCGACGTATCGCAGCCGAGCGGGCCGCGCGCGAGTGGTCCCAGCGAGACGCGGTGCGTGCTCTTCGGGGGCACTCCAAGGATGAGCTACCCGCAGATGACAGCCTGATTCGGCAGTGGAAGCGGTGGGAGGCCGGGCAGATCCCCAACGAGTTCTATCGACCTCTCATCGCGGCAGTCTTTGGCACGGTGACGCACGCGCTCTTCCCCGCGCCGGCGCGCCGGGACGGGGATAAGGAAATCCTGGCGGCGAGTGGTATGGAGACGCTGGAAATCGTGAGTCGCCTCAACCGGTCCGACGTGGATACGGCGACGCTCGATGCCTTGCGGTTCACCACGGATCGGCTCTGCTCGGAGTACCCGTTCATGCCGAGCGAGCAACTCCTCATTGAAGGACGCCAGTGGCTCCGCCGCGTTGTGGAACTCCACTCGAAAAGCCTCACGCTCACGCAGCACCGCGAAGTACTCGCCTTGTCCGGTTGGCTCGCCCTTCTTGTGGGGTGCGTGGAGTACGACATCGGTGACCGGCACGCGGCCGAGTCAACCCGCCGTGCCGCACTGTCGCTCGCGACTGAGGCGGACCACGCGGAAGTCGCCGGATGGGCACACGAGATGCGGGCCTGGTTCGCGCTCACCACGGGGGACTATCGCGGGGTTATCGCGGCGGCGCAGGCTGGAACCGCGGTGGCCACACATCATGGCGTCGCCGTACAGCTTGCCGCGCAGGAAGCGAAGGCGTGGGCCCGACTCGGGGACCGGCGGCAGGTTGAGGTGGCGCTCGATCGGGGGCGCAACCTACTCGAAGGGATGCCGCACCCCGAGAACCTCGACAACCACTTTGTGGTCGACCCCTCGAAGTTCGATTTCTACGCGATGGACTGCTATCGCCTGGCGGGAGAGGACAAGTTGGCACGGACGCTCGCTGAGGAAGTCCTCCGGGCAGGCACGGACTTTGACGGCACGGAGCGCTCGCCCATGCGCAACGCCGAAGCGCGCGTCACGCTTGGCGTGACGGCCGCGCGGGAGGGCGACCTCGAAGGGGCTCTCATCATGGGGGAGCGCGCCCTCGTAGGTGATCGCCAGTCGGTCCCGTCGCTCATCATGACCAGCCGTGAACTGGCGGCGGAGATGCGTCTCCGGTACGCATCCGAACCGGCCGCTCAGGAGTACCTCGCGCAACTGCGCACGCTTGGGCAGACGGCGCCTGGCTTCCTGCCTCAGTAA
- a CDS encoding GntR family transcriptional regulator: protein MTVTGGPKPKAVQVADALREDVKRMKPGDKLPSQRELIDRFGYASQTIQNGLAILRSEGLIASAGNLGNFVGDGTVSQNDVRGEINEIRSLIQALAERVEALEKRLTPSGA from the coding sequence ATGACTGTCACAGGAGGGCCCAAGCCCAAGGCGGTGCAGGTCGCGGACGCACTCCGCGAGGACGTCAAGCGGATGAAACCCGGTGACAAGCTCCCCTCACAGCGGGAGCTGATCGACCGCTTCGGGTACGCGAGCCAGACCATTCAGAACGGGTTGGCCATACTCCGGTCCGAGGGGCTCATCGCGTCTGCCGGGAACCTCGGAAATTTCGTTGGCGACGGGACCGTTTCGCAGAACGATGTGCGCGGCGAGATCAATGAAATCCGCTCCCTGATTCAGGCGTTGGCTGAACGGGTGGAGGCACTCGAAAAGCGCCTCACCCCGAGTGGTGCGTGA
- a CDS encoding XRE family transcriptional regulator, whose translation MTATVEAPVQPGQGPQQPYALQSANTPMGRVRVARGWSQEKVVRALTLLAENWGWQIASESSLKVQLSRWEHDVTRPGETYRVLLCAVYRATPDELGFNRPRPAKAPLPSQSLRDRVSELEARLEMLTSYLSMSEGLPA comes from the coding sequence ATGACCGCGACGGTTGAAGCTCCGGTTCAGCCGGGGCAGGGCCCGCAGCAGCCGTACGCGTTGCAGTCGGCGAACACGCCGATGGGGCGTGTGCGGGTGGCGCGTGGCTGGTCTCAGGAAAAGGTCGTGCGGGCGCTGACGCTGCTCGCGGAGAACTGGGGTTGGCAGATCGCGTCGGAGTCGTCGTTGAAGGTGCAGCTCTCGCGCTGGGAGCACGACGTGACCCGGCCCGGTGAGACGTACCGGGTGCTGCTGTGCGCGGTCTACCGCGCCACCCCCGATGAGCTGGGCTTCAACCGCCCCCGCCCGGCCAAGGCGCCGTTGCCTTCGCAGTCGCTGCGGGACCGCGTCAGCGAGCTGGAGGCGCGGCTGGAGATGCTGACCAGCTACCTCAGCATGAGCGAAGGGCTCCCCGCGTGA
- a CDS encoding helix-turn-helix transcriptional regulator, whose product MSVRVVDEKMTVQQVITDLKVAPSTFYRWRQLGKGPRSIKLPNGDVRIRRSEYERWLSEREDAA is encoded by the coding sequence ATGAGCGTCCGTGTGGTGGACGAGAAGATGACTGTTCAGCAGGTCATCACAGATCTGAAGGTCGCCCCTTCGACCTTCTACCGGTGGCGCCAACTCGGGAAGGGGCCCCGTTCGATCAAACTCCCGAACGGCGACGTACGTATCCGTCGGTCGGAGTACGAGCGGTGGCTCTCGGAGCGGGAGGACGCTGCGTGA
- a CDS encoding tyrosine-type recombinase/integrase, giving the protein MNDTSAGRPRGSARPGYSFDIKLWKVSKTGRKSRPYRLRWVVAGRVHGDTFTTSALAESRRSELWQAMNRRGEAFEIDSGLPESEVRAAAEVAETAEVKAPLRWFEFCRKYVAGRWRTSAAKSREGMADGLAAVSLAMVKREDGVPTDEQLRLAFRWGIVPANAGADVPADLKAAHDWLTTADRPVSDVADAAVFEDVLYRLAYKLDGTLAAGDTYRRRRRALNTVLEHAVVAGELPDNPLQRARRKYVGSHDVVDRRVLVNALQARQLLAGVSYVGSWDRCRGRRLVAFYAVLYYAGLRPAEAVGLRRSDCDLPETGWGTLTLRETRPVSGKQWTDSGERHDRRGLKAREAKSDRPVPIPPVLVTILRAHLDTFGTAKEGRVFGNERGGVVGSSTYWRVWEEAREYALPPGRVASPLAGRPYDLRHACITRWLNAGVPIAEVARRVGNSPEVIHRRYHGCIDGHEEAANAKITKALEEDGDTAV; this is encoded by the coding sequence GTGAACGACACCTCGGCCGGGCGCCCTCGCGGGTCGGCCCGGCCGGGCTACTCCTTCGACATCAAGCTGTGGAAGGTGTCGAAGACTGGGCGCAAGTCTCGTCCGTATCGCCTGCGGTGGGTGGTTGCCGGACGGGTGCATGGCGACACGTTCACCACGTCTGCGCTCGCGGAGAGTCGCCGGTCTGAGCTGTGGCAAGCCATGAACAGGCGCGGTGAGGCGTTCGAGATCGACTCGGGTCTGCCTGAATCAGAGGTTCGCGCAGCGGCGGAAGTGGCCGAGACGGCAGAGGTGAAGGCGCCGTTGCGGTGGTTCGAGTTCTGCCGGAAGTACGTCGCCGGGAGGTGGCGTACGAGCGCGGCCAAGAGCCGCGAGGGCATGGCGGACGGCCTTGCGGCTGTGAGCCTCGCGATGGTCAAACGTGAGGACGGCGTTCCCACGGATGAGCAACTGCGGTTGGCGTTTCGGTGGGGAATCGTGCCCGCGAACGCGGGGGCGGACGTGCCGGCTGACCTCAAAGCCGCACATGACTGGCTCACGACTGCGGACCGTCCGGTCTCCGACGTGGCGGACGCCGCAGTGTTCGAGGACGTGCTGTACCGACTCGCGTACAAGCTCGATGGCACCCTGGCAGCAGGCGACACGTACAGGCGGCGCCGCCGGGCCCTGAACACCGTCCTCGAACACGCCGTGGTCGCGGGAGAGCTCCCGGACAACCCGCTTCAGCGCGCCCGCCGGAAGTACGTCGGCTCCCACGACGTGGTGGACCGGCGCGTTCTCGTGAACGCCCTACAGGCCCGTCAGTTGCTCGCGGGAGTTTCCTACGTCGGTTCGTGGGATCGTTGCCGTGGGAGGCGCCTGGTGGCCTTCTACGCGGTCCTGTACTACGCGGGGCTCCGGCCCGCTGAGGCGGTGGGACTGCGACGGTCGGACTGCGACTTGCCCGAGACGGGTTGGGGCACGCTGACACTCCGGGAGACGCGCCCCGTCTCCGGAAAGCAGTGGACCGACTCGGGGGAGCGCCACGACCGCCGGGGCCTGAAGGCACGGGAGGCCAAGAGCGACCGACCGGTGCCCATCCCGCCCGTCCTGGTGACGATCCTGCGGGCGCACCTGGACACGTTCGGCACCGCGAAGGAGGGGCGGGTGTTCGGCAACGAGCGTGGGGGAGTGGTCGGTTCATCCACCTATTGGCGGGTGTGGGAGGAAGCGCGGGAGTACGCACTGCCACCTGGGCGCGTCGCCTCACCGCTGGCCGGACGGCCGTACGACCTGCGGCACGCGTGCATCACTCGGTGGCTCAACGCGGGGGTGCCGATCGCTGAGGTTGCCCGGCGGGTCGGCAACTCACCAGAGGTGATCCACCGCCGCTACCACGGCTGCATCGACGGTCACGAGGAAGCGGCCAACGCGAAGATCACAAAGGCGCTGGAAGAGGACGGCGACACGGCCGTGTGA
- a CDS encoding response regulator — protein sequence MLVVDDNKVIRQLIRVNLELEGFEVVTAADGAECLDVVHRVRPDLITLDVVMPRLDGLRTAAQLRGDPRTRRLPLAIVSACSQYEVDAGLDVGVDAFLAKPFEPTELVALVRQLVERGHGGGGEFVPWGNGVGGVGADGPPHTGTTAGGTGSGSEHTDRAESAGRTGS from the coding sequence GTGCTTGTTGTAGACGACAACAAGGTCATCCGGCAGCTGATCAGGGTCAACCTCGAGCTGGAGGGCTTCGAGGTGGTGACCGCGGCCGATGGTGCCGAGTGCCTGGACGTCGTCCACCGGGTGCGGCCCGACCTCATCACCCTCGATGTCGTGATGCCTCGTCTCGACGGTCTCCGTACCGCCGCCCAACTCCGCGGCGACCCCCGGACCCGACGTCTTCCCCTCGCCATCGTCAGCGCCTGTTCGCAGTACGAGGTCGATGCCGGCCTCGACGTCGGCGTCGACGCGTTCCTCGCCAAGCCCTTCGAGCCGACCGAACTCGTCGCCCTCGTAAGGCAGTTGGTGGAGCGCGGGCACGGTGGGGGCGGCGAGTTCGTGCCCTGGGGGAACGGGGTCGGAGGGGTCGGAGCCGACGGTCCTCCCCATACGGGCACCACCGCCGGTGGGACCGGCAGCGGCAGCGAGCACACCGACCGCGCCGAGAGCGCCGGCCGAACCGGAAGCTGA
- the nrtL gene encoding ArgS-related anticodon-binding protein NrtL: MTPVELSRTVLRAVRRAVDEGELRVAVPVRAVVTPPGPGGSGDYATNIALQLARSAGRPPLQVAEILRPHLSRTEGVAAVEITGPGFLNIHLDRAAVTDLVSRIRGAEGTGGTGDGRDPSPLPYGHSDTLAGQVVRLWIPYDIRAEVLADALVRIVASQGGRVEVDHISAREPDTSGQFDTPGRLGNSLEPGEAVPFRPVPAPEDPTPLGPDALRWALLHPAAHDRPRITADLLVQRAANPLFRVRYAHARARALTRNAAALGFTGTPGDLGDLSDLCTSPSPSTPLTPIPTPDVTTPLVTALTEYPSVLARAATHRAPDRLARHLVVVADGLLAFQHTVLPRGDEKPSAAHRARLALAEAAGTVLAGGLSLLGIDAPVYL, translated from the coding sequence GTGACCCCCGTCGAGCTCTCCCGTACCGTGCTGCGCGCGGTGCGTCGTGCTGTGGATGAGGGGGAGCTGAGGGTGGCGGTGCCCGTACGGGCCGTGGTGACTCCGCCGGGGCCCGGGGGGAGCGGGGACTACGCGACGAACATCGCGTTGCAGTTGGCCCGGTCCGCCGGACGGCCCCCGCTGCAGGTCGCCGAGATACTGCGCCCGCACCTCAGCCGTACCGAAGGCGTCGCCGCCGTCGAGATCACCGGCCCGGGGTTCCTCAACATCCACCTCGACCGGGCCGCCGTCACCGACCTCGTGAGCCGTATCCGAGGAGCCGAGGGCACCGGGGGCACCGGGGACGGCCGAGACCCCTCCCCCCTTCCGTACGGTCACAGCGACACCCTCGCCGGGCAGGTCGTGCGGTTGTGGATCCCGTACGACATCCGTGCCGAGGTACTCGCCGACGCGCTCGTACGGATCGTCGCCAGCCAGGGCGGCCGTGTCGAGGTCGATCACATCAGCGCCCGGGAACCCGATACCTCCGGTCAGTTCGACACCCCCGGTCGACTCGGCAACTCCCTCGAACCCGGCGAGGCCGTACCGTTCCGGCCCGTCCCCGCCCCGGAAGACCCCACCCCCCTCGGTCCCGACGCCCTCCGCTGGGCCCTGTTGCATCCGGCCGCCCACGACCGGCCCCGGATCACCGCGGATCTGCTCGTGCAGCGCGCCGCCAACCCCCTCTTCCGGGTCCGTTACGCCCATGCCCGAGCCCGTGCGCTCACCCGCAACGCCGCGGCTCTCGGCTTCACCGGCACCCCGGGTGACCTGGGCGACCTGAGTGACCTGTGCACCTCCCCCTCCCCGTCCACACCCCTCACGCCCATCCCCACCCCCGACGTGACCACCCCCCTCGTCACCGCCCTCACGGAATACCCCTCCGTTCTCGCCCGCGCGGCCACCCACCGCGCTCCCGACCGGCTCGCCCGGCACTTGGTCGTCGTCGCCGACGGCCTGCTCGCCTTCCAGCACACGGTGCTGCCGCGCGGCGACGAGAAACCCTCGGCCGCCCACCGGGCCCGGCTGGCGCTTGCCGAAGCCGCCGGGACGGTGCTGGCCGGCGGCCTGTCCCTGCTCGGCATCGACGCACCCGTATACCTCTGA
- the lysA gene encoding diaminopimelate decarboxylase has product MSRSAHPAGPRHADVFPEGHYAAPPADLNTLDPKVWAQTVTRTDDGVVTVGGIDVKALAEEFGTPAYFVDEADFRARARAWRTAFGQEADVFYAGKAFLSRAIVRWLHEEGLNLDVCSGGELATALSAGMPADRIAFHGNNKSEEEIRRAVEAGVGRIVLDSFQEIVRVAHLAQSLGRRQKVQIRVTVGVEAHTHEFIATAHEDQKFGIPLAGGQAAEAVRRALKLDGLDLIGIHSHIGSQIFDTSGFEVAAHRVVGLLKDIRDEHGIELPEIDLGGGLGIAYTSDDDPRDPHEIAKALTEIVNRECDAARLRAPRISVEPGRAIVGPTAFTLYEVGTIKPLDGLRTYVSVDGGMSDNIRTALYDAEYSVALVSRTSDAEPMLARVVGKHCESGDIVVKDAFLPADLAPGDLIAVPATGAYCRSMASNYNHVLRPPVVAVNDGQARVIVRRETEEDLLRLDVG; this is encoded by the coding sequence ATGAGCCGTTCCGCACACCCCGCCGGGCCCCGTCACGCCGACGTGTTTCCCGAGGGGCACTACGCCGCCCCGCCCGCCGACCTGAACACGCTCGACCCGAAGGTGTGGGCGCAGACCGTCACCCGTACGGACGACGGAGTCGTCACTGTCGGCGGGATCGATGTGAAGGCGCTCGCGGAGGAGTTCGGCACGCCGGCGTACTTCGTCGACGAGGCCGACTTCCGCGCCCGCGCGCGCGCCTGGCGCACGGCGTTCGGGCAGGAGGCCGACGTGTTCTACGCGGGGAAGGCGTTCCTGTCCCGGGCCATCGTGCGCTGGCTGCACGAGGAGGGCCTCAACCTCGACGTCTGCTCCGGCGGCGAACTGGCCACCGCCCTCTCCGCCGGGATGCCCGCCGACCGCATCGCCTTCCACGGCAACAACAAGTCCGAGGAGGAGATCCGCCGGGCCGTCGAGGCGGGTGTGGGCCGGATCGTGCTCGACTCCTTCCAGGAGATCGTGCGGGTCGCGCACCTCGCCCAGTCGCTCGGCCGGCGGCAGAAGGTGCAGATCCGCGTCACCGTCGGCGTCGAGGCCCACACGCACGAGTTCATCGCCACCGCCCACGAGGACCAGAAGTTCGGCATCCCGCTGGCCGGCGGGCAGGCCGCCGAGGCCGTGCGCCGGGCGCTCAAGCTCGACGGGCTCGACCTGATCGGGATCCACAGCCACATCGGGTCGCAGATCTTCGACACCTCGGGGTTCGAGGTCGCCGCCCACCGCGTCGTCGGGCTGCTCAAGGACATCCGCGACGAGCACGGGATCGAACTGCCCGAGATCGACCTCGGCGGCGGCCTCGGCATCGCGTACACCAGCGACGACGACCCCCGTGACCCGCACGAGATCGCCAAGGCGCTGACCGAGATCGTCAACCGTGAGTGCGACGCCGCCAGGCTGCGCGCCCCCCGGATCTCCGTCGAGCCGGGCCGCGCCATCGTCGGGCCCACCGCCTTCACGCTCTACGAGGTCGGCACCATCAAGCCGCTGGACGGGCTGCGGACGTACGTCTCCGTCGACGGGGGCATGTCCGACAACATCCGGACCGCGCTGTACGACGCCGAGTACAGCGTGGCGCTGGTGTCCCGGACCTCCGACGCCGAGCCGATGCTCGCGCGGGTCGTGGGCAAGCACTGCGAGAGCGGGGACATCGTCGTCAAGGACGCGTTCCTGCCGGCGGACCTGGCACCGGGTGACCTGATCGCCGTACCGGCCACCGGCGCGTACTGCCGCTCCATGGCCAGCAATTACAACCACGTGCTGCGCCCGCCGGTCGTCGCCGTCAATGATGGACAGGCGCGTGTCATCGTCCGCCGGGAGACGGAGGAGGATCTTCTCCGGCTCGATGTCGGGTGA
- a CDS encoding homoserine dehydrogenase — MMRTRPLKVALLGCGVVGSEVARIMTTHADDLAARIGAPVELAGVAVRRPSRVRAGIDPALVTTDATALVKRGDIDVVVEVIGGIEPARALITTAFEHGASVVSANKALLAQDGAALHAAANQACKDLYYEAAVAGAIPLIRPLRESLAGDKINRVMGIVNGTTNFILDKMDTTGAGYQEALDEATALGYAEADPTADVEGFDAAAKAAILAGIAFHSRVRLDDVYREGMTEVTAADFASAKNMGCTIKLLAICERAADGGSVTARVHPAMIPLTHPLASVRGAYNAVFVESDAAGQLMFYGPGAGGAPTASAVLGDLVAVCRNRLAGATGPGESAYAALPVSPMGEVVTRYHISLDVADKPGVLAQVATVFAEHGVSIDTVRQQGKDGEASLVVVTHRASDASLTGTVEALRNLDTVRGVASIMRVEGE, encoded by the coding sequence ATGATGCGTACGCGTCCGCTGAAGGTGGCGCTGCTGGGCTGTGGGGTCGTCGGCTCAGAGGTGGCGCGCATCATGACGACGCACGCCGACGACCTCGCCGCACGCATCGGCGCCCCGGTCGAGCTGGCGGGCGTGGCGGTCCGGCGCCCCTCGCGGGTACGCGCGGGCATCGACCCGGCGCTCGTCACCACTGACGCGACCGCCCTGGTCAAACGGGGGGACATCGACGTCGTGGTCGAGGTCATCGGCGGGATCGAGCCCGCCCGCGCCCTCATCACCACCGCGTTCGAGCACGGCGCCTCCGTGGTCTCCGCCAACAAGGCCCTCCTCGCCCAGGACGGCGCCGCGCTGCACGCCGCCGCGAACCAGGCCTGCAAGGACCTCTACTACGAGGCCGCCGTTGCCGGTGCCATCCCGCTGATCCGGCCGCTGCGCGAGTCCCTCGCCGGCGACAAGATCAACCGGGTGATGGGCATCGTCAACGGCACGACCAACTTCATCCTCGACAAGATGGACACCACGGGCGCCGGTTACCAGGAGGCCCTCGACGAGGCCACCGCCCTGGGATACGCGGAGGCGGACCCGACCGCCGACGTCGAGGGCTTCGACGCCGCCGCCAAGGCCGCGATCCTCGCCGGTATCGCCTTCCACTCCCGGGTGCGCCTCGACGACGTGTACCGCGAGGGCATGACCGAGGTGACGGCGGCCGACTTCGCCTCCGCCAAGAACATGGGCTGCACCATCAAGCTGCTCGCCATCTGCGAGCGGGCGGCGGACGGCGGCTCCGTCACCGCGCGCGTGCACCCCGCGATGATCCCGCTGACCCACCCGCTCGCCTCCGTGCGCGGTGCCTACAACGCCGTGTTCGTCGAGTCGGACGCCGCCGGTCAGCTGATGTTCTACGGTCCCGGCGCGGGCGGTGCCCCCACCGCCTCCGCCGTGCTCGGCGACCTCGTGGCCGTGTGCCGCAACCGCCTCGCCGGTGCCACCGGGCCCGGCGAGTCCGCGTACGCCGCCCTGCCGGTCTCGCCCATGGGCGAGGTCGTCACCCGCTACCACATCAGCCTCGACGTCGCCGACAAACCGGGAGTTCTCGCCCAGGTGGCGACCGTGTTCGCGGAGCACGGTGTGTCGATCGATACGGTTCGGCAGCAGGGCAAGGACGGCGAGGCCTCTCTCGTCGTCGTCACCCACCGCGCCTCCGACGCCTCCCTCACCGGGACCGTCGAGGCGCTGCGCAACCTCGACACCGTGCGGGGTGTCGCCAGCATCATGCGGGTTGAAGGAGAGTAA
- the thrC gene encoding threonine synthase, which produces MTHQWRGIIEEYRDRLPVSDSTPVVTLREGGTPLVPAQVLSERTGCEVHLKVEGANPTGSFKDRGMTMAITRAKEEGAKAVICASTGNTSASAAAYAVRAGMVSAVLVPRGKIALGKMGQALVHGAKILQVDGNFDDCLTLARELSDNYPVALVNSVNPVRIEGQKTAAFEIVDMLGDAPDIHVLPVGNAGNITAYWKGYTEYAGDGIAAKSPRMWGFQASGSAPIVRGEVVKDPSTIATAIRIGNPASWQYALAARDESGGFIDEVTDREILRAYRLLAAQEGVFVEPASAASVAGLLKAAEAGKVDPGQTIVCTVTGNGLKDPDWAVAGAPQPVTVPVDAATAAERLGLA; this is translated from the coding sequence ATGACCCACCAGTGGCGCGGAATCATCGAGGAGTACCGGGACCGGCTGCCCGTCTCCGACAGCACGCCGGTCGTGACGCTCCGGGAGGGCGGCACGCCCCTCGTCCCCGCGCAGGTGCTCTCCGAGCGCACGGGCTGCGAGGTCCACCTCAAGGTGGAGGGCGCCAACCCGACCGGGTCCTTCAAGGACCGCGGTATGACCATGGCCATCACGCGCGCGAAGGAAGAGGGCGCGAAGGCCGTCATCTGTGCCTCCACGGGCAACACCTCTGCCTCCGCGGCGGCCTACGCGGTCCGCGCGGGCATGGTTTCGGCCGTGCTCGTCCCGCGCGGCAAGATCGCGCTGGGCAAGATGGGCCAGGCCCTGGTGCACGGCGCGAAGATCCTCCAGGTCGACGGCAACTTCGACGACTGCCTCACCCTCGCGCGTGAACTGAGCGACAACTACCCGGTGGCGCTGGTCAATTCGGTGAACCCGGTGCGCATCGAGGGCCAGAAGACCGCCGCGTTCGAGATCGTGGACATGCTCGGCGACGCGCCCGACATCCACGTCCTGCCGGTGGGCAACGCGGGCAACATCACGGCGTACTGGAAGGGCTACACCGAGTACGCCGGCGACGGGATCGCGGCCAAGAGCCCCCGTATGTGGGGCTTCCAGGCCTCCGGTTCCGCGCCCATCGTGCGCGGCGAGGTCGTCAAGGACCCGTCGACGATCGCCACCGCGATCCGAATCGGCAACCCCGCCTCCTGGCAGTACGCCCTGGCCGCGCGGGACGAGTCGGGCGGCTTCATCGACGAGGTGACGGACCGTGAGATCCTGCGCGCCTACCGGCTGTTGGCCGCTCAGGAGGGTGTCTTCGTGGAGCCCGCCTCCGCCGCCTCCGTGGCCGGTCTGCTGAAGGCCGCCGAGGCCGGCAAGGTCGACCCGGGCCAGACCATCGTCTGCACGGTCACCGGCAACGGCCTCAAGGACCCCGACTGGGCCGTCGCGGGTGCCCCGCAGCCCGTCACGGTCCCGGTCGACGCGGCGACGGCGGCCGAGCGTCTCGGTCTCGCGTAA
- the thrB gene encoding homoserine kinase codes for MAGPAFRAAAVRVRVPATSANLGPGFDALGLSLGLYDDVVVRVADSGLHVDIAGEGSETLPRDERHLLVRSLRTAFDLLGGQPRGLEIVCANRIPHGRGLGSSSAAICAGIVAARAVTIGGDNRLDDAALLELATEIEGHPDNVAACLLGGFTLSWMEGGAARAIRMDPADSIVPVVFVPGKPVLTETARGLLPRNVPHVDAATNAGRAALLVEALTRRPELLLPATEDRLHQEYRAPAMPESAALVERLRADGVPAVISGAGPTVLALADEASADKVADLAGAGWAANRLDLDARGACVLPLTTSVAETGADNGVE; via the coding sequence ATGGCCGGTCCAGCGTTCCGCGCCGCCGCCGTACGGGTGCGCGTCCCCGCCACCAGCGCCAACCTCGGTCCGGGCTTCGACGCCCTGGGCCTGTCGCTGGGGCTCTACGACGACGTGGTCGTCCGGGTGGCCGACTCCGGCCTGCACGTCGACATCGCGGGGGAGGGCAGCGAGACCCTCCCGCGCGACGAGCGGCATCTGCTCGTCCGGTCGCTGCGCACCGCCTTCGACCTGCTGGGCGGCCAGCCCCGGGGTCTTGAGATCGTGTGCGCCAACCGCATCCCGCACGGCCGCGGCCTCGGCTCCTCCTCCGCCGCCATCTGCGCCGGCATCGTCGCGGCCCGCGCCGTGACCATAGGCGGCGACAACCGGCTCGACGACGCCGCGCTGCTCGAACTGGCCACGGAGATCGAGGGCCACCCCGACAATGTCGCGGCCTGTCTCCTCGGCGGCTTCACGCTCTCCTGGATGGAGGGCGGCGCGGCGCGGGCGATCAGGATGGATCCCGCGGATTCCATCGTTCCGGTGGTTTTCGTCCCCGGGAAGCCGGTGCTCACGGAGACGGCGCGCGGACTGCTCCCGCGCAACGTCCCGCACGTCGACGCCGCGACCAACGCGGGCCGGGCGGCCCTTCTCGTGGAAGCCCTGACCAGGCGCCCCGAACTGCTGCTGCCCGCCACCGAGGACCGGCTCCACCAGGAGTACCGCGCACCCGCCATGCCGGAGAGCGCGGCCCTGGTCGAGCGGCTGCGCGCCGACGGCGTCCCGGCGGTCATCTCCGGCGCCGGACCCACGGTTCTGGCCCTGGCCGACGAGGCCAGCGCAGACAAGGTGGCCGATCTCGCGGGTGCGGGATGGGCCGCCAACAGGCTGGATCTCGACGCCCGAGGGGCGTGCGTCCTGCCGCTCACCACCAGCGTCGCCGAAACCGGCGCCGACAACGGCGTCGAATAG